Proteins from a genomic interval of Ignavibacteriota bacterium:
- a CDS encoding NupC/NupG family nucleoside CNT transporter, translated as MDIISVLRGLLGIIVILLIAFLFSNNKKKINWRLVASGLIMQIVFAIFIIKGSYLGTIFAPLGWPKLLFKWISSFFVLILNFTTDGATFVFGNLAKSPGSEGSLGFFFAFQVLPTIIFFATLMGVLYHLGIMQKVVQIMAVIMSKLMGTSGAESLSVSANIFVGQTEAPLMIKPYLKGLTKSELLTIMTGGMATIAGGVMAAYIQMLSQSYGEAMGLEITQAQLLFASHLLGASIMAAPASLLISKIIFPETEEPETKGTVKVSVEKTASNTIEAAALGASDGLQLALNVAGMLLAFIALIALTNYFLEFIGGITGLNSILMETYNKPLNLQLIFGIVLQYLALAIGVPSESALQFGSLIGSKVVLNEFVAYFDLTNLIKMKEMVNEKAIIMATYALCGFANFSSIAIQIGGISPIAPNQRTALASLGLKAVLAGSLSTLMTATLAGILF; from the coding sequence ATGGATATTATTTCTGTTTTAAGAGGGCTGCTCGGAATCATTGTAATTCTTTTAATTGCTTTTTTATTTTCAAACAATAAGAAAAAAATCAATTGGAGACTAGTAGCGTCCGGTTTAATTATGCAAATTGTTTTTGCCATTTTTATAATTAAAGGAAGTTATTTAGGAACAATTTTCGCTCCATTAGGATGGCCTAAATTACTCTTTAAATGGATAAGCAGCTTTTTTGTACTTATCCTTAATTTCACAACAGACGGAGCGACATTTGTTTTCGGCAATTTGGCAAAATCTCCCGGCTCTGAAGGCTCACTTGGTTTCTTCTTTGCGTTTCAAGTGCTGCCGACCATTATATTCTTTGCAACACTTATGGGCGTTCTTTATCATCTTGGAATAATGCAAAAAGTAGTTCAAATTATGGCTGTTATTATGTCAAAATTAATGGGTACAAGCGGAGCCGAATCACTTTCTGTTTCTGCGAATATTTTTGTGGGACAAACTGAAGCGCCATTAATGATTAAGCCATATTTAAAAGGTTTAACAAAAAGTGAACTTCTTACAATAATGACAGGCGGAATGGCTACTATTGCGGGCGGAGTAATGGCGGCGTATATTCAAATGCTGAGTCAATCTTATGGTGAAGCAATGGGTCTTGAAATTACACAGGCTCAATTATTATTCGCGTCACATTTATTGGGTGCAAGTATTATGGCGGCGCCGGCATCGCTTTTAATTTCAAAAATAATATTTCCGGAAACTGAAGAACCCGAAACTAAAGGTACAGTAAAAGTTTCTGTTGAAAAAACCGCTTCAAATACAATTGAAGCAGCAGCATTGGGTGCTTCCGACGGACTTCAATTAGCATTAAACGTTGCGGGAATGTTATTGGCTTTTATAGCATTGATCGCGTTGACAAATTATTTCCTAGAATTCATCGGCGGAATAACAGGGCTCAATTCAATTTTAATGGAAACGTATAATAAACCTTTAAATCTTCAATTGATTTTCGGAATTGTTCTACAATATTTGGCATTGGCAATCGGTGTTCCGAGCGAAAGCGCTTTGCAGTTTGGAAGTTTGATTGGTTCAAAAGTAGTTCTTAACGAATTTGTTGCTTACTTTGACTTAACCAACTTAATTAAAATGAAAGAAATGGTTAATGAGAAAGCAATTATTATGGCGACTTACGCGCTTTGCGGTTTTGCCAATTTCAGTTCTATTGCAATTCAAATTGGCGGCATTTCGCCTATTGCTCCTAATCAAAGAACAGCTTTGGCAAGTCTTGGATTAAAAGCAGTTTTAGCAGGTTCCCTTTCAACATTAATGACGGCAACTTTAGCGGGAATTTTATTTTAA
- the cdd gene encoding cytidine deaminase: MNYIELIQLANEAKLKAYAPYSHFRVGAALLSESGEIYTGVNVENASYGLTNCAERTAVFKAVSEGETKFKTIAITSDSDDFISPCGACRQVLIEICGKNLEVILTNKNNEIRILTMEELLPFSFNKESLTK, translated from the coding sequence ATGAACTACATAGAATTAATTCAATTAGCAAATGAAGCAAAATTAAAAGCTTATGCACCTTATTCTCATTTTAGAGTTGGAGCCGCGCTGCTAAGTGAAAGCGGCGAAATTTATACCGGCGTTAATGTTGAAAATGCTTCTTACGGATTAACAAATTGCGCAGAACGAACCGCAGTATTCAAAGCCGTTTCTGAAGGTGAAACTAAATTTAAAACAATTGCCATAACAAGCGATTCCGATGATTTCATTTCACCTTGCGGAGCATGTCGTCAAGTTCTGATAGAAATATGCGGAAAAAATTTGGAAGTCATTTTGACCAACAAAAATAATGAGATTAGGATTCTAACTATGGAAGAACTTTTACCATTTTCATTCAATAAGGAATCATTAACAAAATGA
- a CDS encoding ATP-dependent Clp protease ATP-binding subunit: MDGNFSERVQEVIRLSREEALRLGHDYIGTEHLLLGIIRESHGVAVKIMVNLGVDMAHLKKTIEETVKSTGGTLTIGNIPLTKQAEKVLKITQIESKIYKSDVIGTEHILLSLLRDEDNVATQILNQFSVTYETARAELNNILSGKSFQQQDKPQTPFQQSKKPEKTKTPVLDNFGRDLTKLAAEDKLDPVVGREKEIERVAQVLSRRKKNNPVLIGEPGVGKTAIAEGLALRIEQRKVPRILQEKRVVTLDLAGLVAGTKYRGQFEERMKALMNELEKAHDVILFIDELHTIVGAGGASGSLDASNMFKPALARGDIQCIGATTLDEYRKYIETDGALDRRFQKVMVEPPTVDETIKILDFIKFKYEQHHHVKYSDEAIVASVKLSERYITDRYLPDKAIDVLDEAGSRVHMGNFTVSAEVLSLEQKVEKIKQEKIDVVKQQDYEQAARLRDQERQLQIELETAKNEWEEKTKNEVYDVNEEVIGTVVSMMTGIPVKRVVQAESEKIMKMEEVIKKKIVGQDEAITRLSKAIRRTRAGLKNPNKPIGTFIFLGPTGVGKTQLAKELAKYLFDSEDSLIRIDMSEYMEKFAVSRLVGAPPGYVGYEEGGQLTEKVRRKPYSVVLFDEIEKAHPDVFNILLQVLDDGILTDSLGRKVDFKNTIIIMTSNVGTKNIKDTGGYGFTSETSADKYSNLKSTVQDAMKNLFNPEFLNRLDETIVFRNLEKDDIKKIASVEMKDLVSNLKENKMKIILDETAEEFISEKGFDPKYGARPLRRAIQQYIEDPLAEEILREVFKEGDTIIVKHKPQSDELYFIAKERENEVKENKPEEENNPN, encoded by the coding sequence ATGGACGGAAATTTTTCAGAAAGAGTTCAAGAAGTAATTAGACTTAGCAGAGAAGAAGCGCTTAGGTTAGGTCATGATTATATTGGTACCGAACATCTTCTTTTAGGAATAATTAGAGAAAGCCATGGCGTTGCCGTAAAAATTATGGTTAATCTCGGCGTTGATATGGCTCATCTAAAGAAAACAATTGAAGAAACGGTTAAGTCGACAGGCGGAACTTTAACTATAGGAAATATACCTTTAACAAAACAAGCTGAAAAAGTACTTAAGATTACTCAAATTGAATCAAAAATATATAAATCAGATGTTATCGGAACGGAGCATATTTTATTATCTTTGCTTAGAGATGAAGATAACGTAGCCACACAAATTTTGAATCAATTCAGCGTGACTTATGAAACCGCTAGAGCTGAATTAAACAATATTTTAAGCGGAAAAAGTTTTCAGCAGCAGGATAAACCTCAGACTCCTTTTCAGCAAAGCAAAAAACCCGAAAAGACCAAAACTCCTGTATTGGATAATTTTGGTCGTGACCTTACAAAATTAGCCGCCGAGGATAAGTTAGATCCAGTAGTCGGCAGAGAAAAGGAAATTGAAAGAGTCGCTCAAGTTTTAAGCCGAAGAAAAAAGAATAATCCCGTTTTGATTGGTGAACCGGGAGTGGGAAAAACCGCAATTGCGGAAGGATTAGCACTTAGAATAGAACAGAGAAAAGTGCCGAGAATTTTGCAGGAAAAACGAGTTGTTACTTTGGATTTAGCCGGATTGGTAGCCGGAACAAAATACCGCGGACAATTTGAGGAAAGAATGAAAGCGCTAATGAATGAACTTGAAAAAGCTCACGACGTAATTCTTTTTATAGATGAACTACATACAATTGTAGGAGCAGGCGGAGCATCGGGATCATTAGACGCTTCAAATATGTTTAAACCGGCTCTGGCGAGAGGTGATATTCAATGTATTGGAGCAACTACACTTGACGAGTATAGAAAATATATTGAAACTGACGGAGCACTGGATAGAAGATTCCAAAAGGTAATGGTTGAACCTCCAACAGTAGATGAAACAATTAAAATTCTTGATTTTATCAAATTCAAATATGAACAGCATCACCATGTTAAATATTCTGATGAAGCGATTGTCGCTTCTGTAAAATTAAGCGAAAGATATATTACAGACAGATATTTGCCAGATAAAGCAATAGACGTTTTGGATGAGGCAGGTTCACGCGTTCATATGGGTAATTTTACGGTTTCGGCTGAAGTTTTGTCACTTGAACAAAAAGTCGAGAAAATAAAACAAGAAAAAATTGACGTTGTAAAACAGCAGGATTACGAACAAGCTGCAAGACTGCGAGATCAGGAAAGACAATTACAAATTGAATTGGAAACTGCGAAAAATGAATGGGAAGAAAAGACTAAAAATGAAGTTTATGACGTTAATGAAGAAGTAATTGGAACAGTAGTTTCTATGATGACAGGTATTCCGGTTAAGAGAGTAGTTCAAGCCGAATCTGAAAAGATTATGAAGATGGAAGAAGTAATTAAGAAAAAAATTGTGGGACAAGATGAAGCAATTACTCGTTTATCCAAAGCAATAAGACGAACTCGCGCAGGGTTGAAAAATCCGAATAAACCAATAGGAACATTTATATTTCTAGGTCCTACAGGCGTTGGTAAAACTCAACTTGCAAAAGAACTTGCAAAATATTTATTCGATTCGGAAGATTCTTTAATTAGAATTGACATGAGCGAATATATGGAAAAATTTGCCGTGTCAAGATTGGTTGGTGCGCCTCCAGGATATGTGGGATATGAAGAAGGCGGTCAGTTAACTGAAAAAGTAAGAAGAAAACCTTATTCAGTTGTACTATTTGACGAAATTGAAAAAGCCCATCCGGATGTGTTTAATATTTTACTTCAAGTTTTAGATGACGGTATACTTACAGATAGCTTGGGAAGAAAAGTTGACTTTAAAAATACAATTATAATTATGACGTCAAACGTCGGAACGAAAAATATTAAAGATACCGGCGGTTACGGTTTTACAAGTGAAACTTCCGCGGATAAATATTCTAATTTAAAAAGCACTGTACAGGATGCAATGAAGAATTTATTCAATCCTGAATTTTTAAATAGGTTGGACGAAACCATAGTATTCAGAAATTTAGAAAAAGATGATATAAAGAAAATTGCTTCTGTAGAAATGAAAGATTTAGTTAGCAATCTAAAAGAAAATAAAATGAAAATAATTTTGGATGAAACTGCCGAAGAATTTATCTCGGAAAAAGGTTTCGACCCAAAATACGGAGCACGACCGCTAAGACGCGCTATTCAGCAGTATATTGAAGATCCTTTAGCTGAAGAAATTTTACGAGAAGTATTCAAAGAAGGCGATACTATAATTGTTAAACACAAACCTCAATCGGATGAACTTTATTTTATAGCAAAAGAACGTGAAAATGAAGTTAAAGAAAATAAACCTGAGGAGGAGAATAATCCAAATTAG
- a CDS encoding orotate phosphoribosyltransferase yields the protein MKNEELLAMFYKSDALLEGHFLLTSGRHSNQYFQCAKVLQYPMFTEKICKVIADYFKNFKIDLVISPAIGGIVVGQEVARQLNKKFIFAEREDKSLRLRRGFEIKENENVLVCEDVVTTGGSVFEVIEIVKQSNANVVGVGMIVDRSNGKINFNVPQVSTIQLEVVSYLPEECPICKTDKPLIKPGSRKI from the coding sequence ATGAAGAACGAAGAATTATTAGCAATGTTTTATAAAAGCGATGCCCTTTTAGAAGGGCATTTTTTATTAACTTCAGGAAGACACAGCAATCAATATTTTCAATGTGCAAAAGTACTTCAATACCCAATGTTTACCGAGAAAATATGTAAAGTAATTGCCGACTATTTTAAAAATTTTAAAATTGACTTAGTTATTTCACCTGCAATCGGGGGAATTGTTGTTGGTCAGGAGGTTGCCAGACAACTTAATAAAAAGTTCATTTTTGCCGAACGAGAAGATAAAAGCCTTAGATTACGCAGAGGTTTTGAAATTAAAGAAAATGAAAATGTTTTGGTTTGTGAAGACGTTGTTACAACAGGCGGTTCTGTTTTTGAAGTTATTGAAATAGTTAAACAGTCAAATGCCAATGTAGTGGGCGTAGGAATGATTGTGGATAGAAGCAACGGTAAGATAAATTTTAATGTTCCTCAAGTCAGTACAATTCAATTAGAAGTAGTGTCATATTTGCCGGAAGAATGTCCAATTTGCAAAACTGATAAACCATTAATTAAACCCGGCTCTAGAAAAATTTAA
- a CDS encoding thymidine kinase codes for MEFTPHSSPVNTGWIEVIAGCMFSGKTEELIRRLRRAKIAKLNVIVFKPKIDDRYSKDEIVSHSEQSLASKVVETPNEILEFSKEAHVVGIDEAQFFSDDLVNVCNKLANEGKRVIVAGLDQDYRGIPFEPIPQLLAHAEYITKTLAICVKCGNPADKTQRTIKTKERVVVGASDSYEARCRKCHYIPTEE; via the coding sequence ATGGAATTTACACCTCACTCATCACCGGTTAATACTGGCTGGATTGAAGTTATCGCCGGATGCATGTTCAGCGGAAAAACAGAAGAATTAATAAGAAGATTAAGAAGAGCAAAAATTGCAAAGTTAAATGTAATTGTGTTCAAACCAAAAATCGATGATCGATATTCTAAAGATGAAATAGTTTCGCACAGCGAACAATCTCTTGCTTCCAAAGTTGTAGAAACACCTAATGAAATATTGGAATTTTCAAAAGAAGCACATGTTGTCGGAATTGATGAAGCACAATTTTTTTCTGATGATCTTGTAAATGTATGCAATAAATTGGCAAATGAAGGAAAAAGAGTTATTGTCGCCGGTCTTGATCAAGATTACAGAGGCATTCCTTTTGAACCAATTCCACAGCTGCTTGCTCATGCTGAATATATTACAAAAACTTTAGCAATTTGTGTTAAATGCGGTAATCCCGCCGACAAAACACAAAGAACCATAAAAACAAAAGAAAGAGTTGTTGTAGGAGCTTCTGACAGTTATGAAGCCCGCTGCAGAAAATGTCATTATATACCAACCGAGGAATAA
- the floA gene encoding flotillin-like protein FloA (flotillin-like protein involved in membrane lipid rafts), with the protein MEAFTGLSVVVIVAIVFLLILFTYFVPIGLFITAYFSGVKLKIFRDLVGMRLRKVSPVTIVRNLVAATKAGLILEPSALEAHYLAGGNVTKVVNALISANKANLDLSFEKAAAIDLAGRDVLEAVKMSVVPKVIETPLVAAVAKDGIQLKAIARVTVRANIERLVGGAGEATVLARVGEGIVSTIGSSQTHKVVLENPDNISKSVLAKGLDAGTAFEILSIDIADVDVGTNIGAILQADQAEADLKVARAKAEERRAAAVALEQEMRAKVVEAEAEIPMAMAEAFRSGNMGIMDYYNLKNVQSDTSMRNSIAKGDSETEKK; encoded by the coding sequence ATGGAAGCATTTACTGGTCTTTCAGTAGTTGTAATTGTTGCAATTGTATTTTTACTTATTCTTTTTACCTATTTTGTACCAATTGGACTTTTTATAACCGCATATTTTTCTGGCGTTAAACTTAAAATTTTTAGAGATTTAGTTGGTATGAGACTTAGAAAAGTTTCTCCGGTTACTATAGTTAGAAATCTAGTTGCCGCAACAAAAGCCGGGTTAATATTGGAACCTTCCGCATTAGAAGCTCATTATCTTGCCGGAGGAAACGTAACAAAAGTTGTTAATGCCTTAATATCTGCCAACAAAGCTAATTTAGACTTATCTTTTGAAAAAGCTGCGGCAATTGATCTTGCCGGAAGAGATGTTTTAGAAGCGGTCAAAATGTCAGTTGTTCCTAAAGTTATTGAAACTCCTTTAGTTGCGGCTGTTGCAAAAGACGGTATCCAATTAAAGGCAATTGCTAGAGTTACGGTAAGGGCTAATATAGAAAGACTTGTTGGAGGTGCCGGTGAAGCAACCGTTTTAGCCAGAGTTGGCGAAGGAATTGTTTCAACAATTGGTTCAAGTCAGACACATAAAGTTGTTTTAGAAAATCCGGACAATATTTCTAAATCTGTTCTTGCAAAAGGTTTGGATGCCGGAACCGCATTTGAGATTCTATCAATTGATATTGCAGATGTTGATGTTGGTACAAACATCGGCGCAATATTACAAGCGGATCAAGCTGAAGCTGATTTAAAAGTTGCCAGAGCCAAAGCAGAAGAAAGGCGCGCTGCTGCTGTTGCTTTAGAACAAGAAATGCGCGCTAAAGTAGTTGAAGCTGAAGCTGAAATTCCTATGGCAATGGCTGAGGCGTTCAGAAGCGGGAATATGGGAATTATGGATTATTATAACCTTAAAAATGTTCAATCTGATACAAGTATGAGAAATTCAATAGCAAAAGGCGACTCAGAAACAGAGAAAAAATAA
- a CDS encoding ATP-dependent helicase: MQKKYRLTKINKLEIQKPKFDESKFEIDYVNELNPAQYEAVSSTEGAFLVIAGAGTGKTRTLVYRVARLVEMGIDPKSILLLTFTRKAAKEMMNRAAVLLDSRCSKINGGTFHSFANITLRKFAKLINLDPNFTILDQSDSEDVINLIRAQLDLIKLKKRFPNKQTIAKIISLNVNTGKSIEEILIEEFPHFSDTLDKLTEISNLYKSYKKRSLLLDYDDLLVYLKEFLNDKIKSQVLTNTIKYVMVDEYQDTNKLQADIILGLAQHNNNIMVVGDDSQSIYSFRGANFKNIMQFPKLFKDVKIIMLEENFRSTQEILDFGNHIIEFAIEKYPKQLFTHKSGGELPAIIASSTENMQSKFIVDRILELREENIPLNDIAVLFRSSFSSFDLEIELNKANIPYQKFGGMKFIETAHIKDVLAFLRIAENPKDVISWYRVLLLHEGIGPKKAQEIIEKVNSGEINIKSHPEKTLNKSYKENIYNLFLTLHRIHSSRQLPTELAEIVLDYYEPIFKSIYDDFNKRKKDLEIFINITENYKSLNSLLTDMALEPPLESLADVSEEDKEKEILSLSTIHSAKGLEWHTVFIIHAVEGFFPSSMSYDKIESLEEERRLMYVAATRAKQNLYISYPMNIFDRHNGMTLSKPSRFIAEVSEELAEEWLLEEDF, encoded by the coding sequence ATGCAAAAAAAATATCGATTAACGAAAATCAACAAACTTGAAATTCAAAAACCTAAATTTGATGAAAGCAAGTTTGAAATTGATTATGTCAATGAATTAAATCCAGCGCAATATGAAGCGGTAAGTTCAACAGAAGGAGCGTTTTTGGTTATTGCCGGAGCCGGCACCGGAAAGACCAGAACTTTGGTTTACAGAGTTGCGCGTTTAGTGGAAATGGGAATTGACCCAAAATCAATTTTACTGTTAACGTTTACGAGAAAAGCTGCAAAAGAAATGATGAACAGAGCCGCGGTACTGCTCGATTCACGATGTTCTAAGATAAACGGAGGAACTTTTCATTCTTTCGCAAATATTACATTAAGAAAATTTGCGAAATTAATTAATCTTGATCCGAATTTTACGATACTTGATCAAAGCGACAGTGAAGACGTAATAAATTTAATAAGAGCTCAGCTTGACCTTATTAAGCTTAAAAAAAGATTTCCGAACAAACAAACAATCGCAAAAATCATAAGTTTAAATGTTAATACCGGAAAGTCTATTGAAGAAATATTAATCGAAGAATTCCCGCATTTTTCAGATACTCTAGATAAATTAACCGAAATTTCCAACTTATATAAAAGTTATAAAAAAAGAAGTTTACTTTTAGATTATGATGATCTTCTCGTTTACCTGAAAGAATTCCTTAATGATAAAATAAAATCTCAAGTTTTAACAAATACCATAAAATATGTTATGGTGGATGAATATCAAGATACAAATAAACTGCAAGCTGATATTATTCTTGGTCTTGCTCAACATAATAATAATATTATGGTAGTCGGCGATGATTCGCAATCAATTTATTCTTTCAGAGGAGCAAATTTTAAAAATATAATGCAGTTCCCGAAATTATTTAAAGATGTAAAGATCATCATGCTAGAAGAAAATTTCAGAAGTACTCAAGAAATTTTGGATTTTGGAAATCACATTATCGAATTCGCGATCGAAAAATATCCAAAGCAGCTTTTTACTCATAAAAGCGGCGGCGAACTGCCTGCTATAATTGCGTCCTCAACGGAAAACATGCAGTCGAAATTCATCGTTGACCGAATTTTGGAATTACGTGAAGAAAATATTCCTTTAAATGATATTGCGGTTTTATTTCGTTCATCCTTCAGTTCTTTTGATTTAGAGATTGAATTAAATAAAGCAAACATTCCTTATCAAAAATTCGGCGGTATGAAATTTATTGAGACGGCTCATATTAAAGATGTACTTGCGTTTTTAAGAATTGCCGAGAATCCAAAAGATGTAATTAGCTGGTATCGTGTGCTGCTTCTGCATGAAGGAATTGGACCAAAGAAAGCTCAAGAAATTATTGAGAAAGTTAACTCCGGAGAAATTAACATTAAATCACATCCTGAAAAAACTTTGAATAAAAGCTACAAAGAAAATATTTACAATTTATTCTTAACTTTGCATAGAATTCATTCAAGCAGACAATTGCCAACAGAATTGGCCGAAATTGTTTTGGATTATTATGAACCTATATTTAAAAGTATTTATGATGATTTTAATAAACGAAAAAAGGATTTGGAAATTTTCATAAATATTACGGAAAATTATAAATCGCTCAATTCCCTTTTAACCGATATGGCGCTCGAACCACCGTTAGAAAGTTTGGCTGATGTATCTGAAGAAGATAAAGAAAAAGAGATTCTATCATTATCAACAATCCATTCCGCAAAAGGTTTGGAATGGCATACTGTTTTTATTATACACGCGGTTGAAGGATTTTTCCCTTCGAGTATGAGTTATGATAAAATTGAAAGTCTTGAGGAAGAAAGAAGACTAATGTACGTTGCCGCAACAAGAGCAAAACAAAATCTGTATATTTCTTATCCGATGAACATTTTTGACAGACACAACGGCATGACTTTATCAAAGCCTTCTCGTTTTATTGCGGAAGTAAGCGAAGAACTTGCAGAGGAATGGTTATTAGAAGAGGATTTCTAA
- a CDS encoding purine-nucleoside phosphorylase, which yields MIDLAFKYKNLINYLNSEIPFKPEVTLILGSGLGDFANKIEIIKSIPTNIIPDYPLSTVEGHKGYLHFAELYGKKVLIFQGRIHFYEGYTIDKCIIPSFISCSLVVKKLLATNAAGGINSNFVPGDLMLCSGFISNNILKEISDVLSIPSIEQKNNLYNLPSKSFNEIIKKSSLEENIFLKEGTYWYNKGPTYETPAEIIMQRKLGADAVGMSTVHEAIFAAYYGIEVSSISLITNYAAGISPQKLSHKEVMETADLAKEKFEKLVKRIIYNI from the coding sequence ATGATCGATCTTGCATTCAAATATAAAAATCTTATTAACTATTTAAATTCTGAAATTCCGTTTAAACCTGAAGTAACATTAATTCTTGGAAGCGGACTCGGTGATTTTGCGAATAAAATTGAAATAATTAAATCAATTCCAACAAATATAATTCCGGATTATCCCCTTTCAACGGTTGAAGGTCACAAAGGATACTTACACTTTGCTGAATTATACGGTAAAAAGGTTTTGATCTTTCAAGGCAGAATACATTTTTATGAAGGCTATACAATTGATAAATGTATTATTCCTTCTTTCATATCGTGCAGTCTTGTAGTCAAAAAACTATTGGCGACAAATGCCGCGGGCGGAATAAATTCCAATTTCGTTCCAGGTGATTTAATGCTTTGTTCCGGTTTTATTTCCAATAACATTCTAAAAGAAATTTCGGATGTTCTTAGCATTCCATCAATTGAGCAAAAAAATAACCTGTATAATTTACCTTCAAAATCTTTTAACGAAATTATTAAGAAATCTTCTCTCGAGGAAAATATATTTTTAAAAGAAGGCACTTACTGGTATAATAAAGGTCCTACTTATGAAACTCCTGCTGAGATAATTATGCAGAGGAAACTAGGCGCGGATGCCGTTGGAATGTCTACTGTTCATGAAGCGATTTTTGCCGCTTATTATGGAATTGAAGTTTCCTCAATATCTTTAATTACTAATTACGCTGCGGGAATTTCACCTCAAAAACTTTCTCATAAAGAAGTAATGGAAACTGCTGATCTAGCAAAGGAAAAATTTGAAAAATTGGTTAAAAGAATTATTTATAATATTTAA
- a CDS encoding glycosyltransferase, with protein sequence MLFFLLFLFFIYIVIFFDFKSSVQIKNNFNELKISVVIAAKNEEKNICQIIKSLSNQNYGKNNFEVIIIDDNSDDDTLKIAQSEISERNNFSIYKAKNKIFEGKRGAIQFGIDRSVFPYILITDADCKPLDNWLKSFSNKFNEGYDFVFGKAPYYQTNTMANKISCFDNLWTHILTFSFAHSGFPYSAASRSFGFKKDSFFNISGFENQTKTLSGDDDLLLQKAIKNKMKIGIVTDNGAIVYSDSKQNITDYILQKSRHTSTSIYYSSKTKYLLGTWHFLNLLFLSLPFFYFYNSNFIYPFLIKIVTDIFIIISFSKDFSYKFSVFEIIYLQIIYEILLVINFVFSFTRRNKW encoded by the coding sequence ATGTTATTCTTTTTACTATTTTTATTTTTCATTTATATTGTAATATTTTTTGATTTCAAATCTTCTGTACAAATAAAAAATAATTTCAATGAATTAAAGATCAGCGTTGTAATTGCCGCGAAAAATGAAGAAAAAAATATTTGCCAAATAATTAAAAGCCTATCAAATCAAAATTATGGTAAAAATAATTTTGAGGTTATAATTATTGACGACAATTCCGATGACGACACTCTTAAAATAGCTCAAAGCGAAATATCCGAAAGAAACAATTTTTCAATTTATAAAGCGAAAAATAAAATATTTGAAGGAAAACGCGGAGCCATTCAATTCGGAATTGATCGCTCAGTATTTCCATACATTTTGATAACAGACGCTGATTGCAAACCTTTAGATAATTGGCTAAAATCTTTTTCAAATAAGTTCAATGAAGGGTATGATTTTGTTTTCGGTAAAGCGCCATATTATCAAACAAATACAATGGCAAATAAAATTTCTTGTTTTGATAATTTGTGGACGCATATTCTGACGTTTTCATTTGCGCATTCCGGATTTCCCTATTCTGCGGCATCGAGAAGTTTTGGGTTTAAGAAAGATTCGTTTTTCAATATTTCGGGATTTGAAAATCAAACAAAAACATTAAGCGGCGATGACGATTTGCTTTTACAAAAAGCAATTAAAAATAAAATGAAGATTGGAATTGTAACAGATAATGGCGCAATTGTTTATTCCGATTCAAAACAAAATATCACTGATTATATTTTACAAAAATCCCGTCATACTTCAACTTCAATTTACTATTCTTCCAAAACAAAATATTTGCTTGGCACATGGCATTTTTTGAATTTATTATTTTTGTCGCTTCCATTCTTTTATTTTTACAACTCAAATTTTATATATCCATTTTTAATTAAAATTGTTACAGATATTTTTATTATTATTTCATTTTCGAAGGATTTTTCATATAAATTCAGTGTTTTCGAAATAATCTATCTTCAAATTATTTATGAAATATTATTAGTTATTAATTTTGTTTTTAGTTTTACCAGAAGAAATAAATGGTAA